Proteins from a genomic interval of Streptomyces sp. NBC_01445:
- a CDS encoding GNAT family N-acetyltransferase, which produces MSLNLTPLTDPSGGPDGRRLAWLASDTDGNPVGSAFLRLIDRDGQRHLAQLALQVHPAERRRGAGTRLLDAAVTAAKDDGRRSLTAPADDGSPADLFLAARGFRRVLNLTYARLPLADADVPALTRTAHAEHPGYRLVSWEGTVPDHLAATFAASRRAMDDMPMDDTDYGTVAWDVDRVRAVAKAVEERGEHLDTVVAVDASDGTVVGFTELVVPGDGTGDGQHYGTGVLPEHRGHGLARWMKAEAVLRARGRHPKLGGLLTDTADSNTHMRAVNDGLGYVPTHRTYEYQLELQQD; this is translated from the coding sequence TTGTCGCTGAACCTGACACCGCTGACCGATCCGTCCGGCGGTCCGGACGGCCGCCGCCTCGCCTGGCTGGCGTCCGACACCGACGGAAACCCGGTCGGGTCCGCGTTCCTGCGGCTCATCGACCGGGACGGGCAGCGGCATCTCGCCCAGCTGGCCCTCCAGGTCCATCCCGCGGAACGGCGTCGCGGCGCCGGCACCCGGCTCCTCGACGCGGCGGTGACGGCCGCGAAGGACGACGGGCGGCGCTCGCTCACCGCCCCGGCCGACGACGGCTCACCCGCGGACCTGTTCCTGGCCGCGCGAGGGTTCCGCCGGGTGCTGAACCTGACGTACGCGCGACTCCCGCTCGCGGACGCGGACGTCCCGGCCCTCACGCGGACGGCGCACGCGGAGCACCCCGGATACCGGCTCGTCTCCTGGGAAGGGACGGTTCCGGACCACCTGGCCGCGACGTTCGCCGCGTCGCGTCGTGCCATGGACGACATGCCCATGGACGACACCGACTACGGGACGGTCGCGTGGGATGTGGACCGCGTCCGCGCGGTGGCCAAGGCGGTCGAGGAACGCGGCGAACACCTCGACACGGTCGTGGCGGTCGACGCCTCCGACGGCACCGTCGTGGGGTTCACCGAGCTCGTCGTCCCCGGCGACGGCACGGGCGACGGACAGCACTACGGCACGGGCGTACTGCCCGAGCACCGCGGCCACGGCCTCGCGCGCTGGATGAAGGCCGAGGCCGTTCTCCGCGCCCGCGGCCGCCACCCGAAGCTCGGGGGCCTGCTCACGGACACCGCCGACAGCAACACGCACATGCGCGCCGTGAACGACGGACTCGGCTACGTGCCGACGCATCGGACGTACGAGTACCAGCTCGAGCTCCAGCAGGACTGA